In one window of Helianthus annuus cultivar XRQ/B chromosome 17, HanXRQr2.0-SUNRISE, whole genome shotgun sequence DNA:
- the LOC110921103 gene encoding acid beta-fructofuranosidase — MASSSDLENPNASSALPYSYTPLPDGEQTAEPAVVLHPKKAVAFLVCAFLSVGFLVALIGNNGPLAPKNLNTNVAPSTVATTAKTTPLSRGVDKGVSEKAFRPLLGADNSFPWSSNMLDWQRTGFHFQPEKNWMNDPNGPVFYKGWYHLFYQYHPDAPVWGKIVWGHAVSKDLINWRHLPIAMETDQWYDEQGVWTGSATILPDGQLVVLYTGSTNESVQVQNLAYPADPNDPLLINWVKYPGNPVLVPPPGIDDKDFRDPTTAWKTPEGKWRITIGSKINKTGISLVYDTEDFKTFELLDGVLHAVPGTGMWECVDFYPISKQTENGLDTSVDGPGVKHIVKASMDDDRHDYYAIGTYDAYKGKWTPDNPTLDVGIGLRYDYGIYYASKTFYDQNKNRRVLWSWIKETDTEASDISKGWASLMGVPRTILLDKKTKSNIIQWPVEEITALRTDATVFKNLVLEAGALVPLNLPAASQLDIVAEFELDEATVQRLNGADVAYDCAQSGGAATRGALGPFGLSVLAHDGLVEHTPVYFYVAKGVDGNLKTFFCADQSRSSTATDVDKSIYGNIVPVLKGEKLSMRILVDHSIVESFAQEGRTCITSRVYPTKAIYNNARLFLFNNATAATVTASINVWQMKSADI, encoded by the exons ATGGCTTCTTCCTCAGATCTTGAAAACCCAAATGCCTCATCTGCCCTTCCTTACTCCTACACCCCATTGCCCGACGGCGAACAAACCGCCGAACCCGCCGTTGTCCTCCACCCCAAAAAGGCAGTTGCCTTTCTAGTGTGTGCGTTTTTGTCTGTAGGTTTTCTAGTGGCCCTTATAGGAAACAACGGACCATTAGCTCCTAAGAACTTAAACACAAATGTTGCACCTTCAACGGTGGCCACAACCGCGAAGACGACTCCATTGTCTCGTGGAGTGGATAAAGGTGTGTCCGAGAAAGCTTTCCGGCCTTTGTTGGGTGCGGATAATTCGTTTCCATGGAGCTCTAACATGTTGGATTGGCAGAGAACTGGTTTTCATTTTCAACCCGAGAAGAACTGGATGAATG ATCCTAACG gTCCTGTTTTCTACAAAGGATGGTACCATTTGTTTTACCAATATCATCCGGATGCTCCAGTGTGGGGAAAAATTGTTTGGGGTCATGCAGTCTCGAAAGATCTAATCAACTGGCGCCACCTTCCAATCGCGATGGAAACCGACCAATGGTACGACGAGCAGGGTGTGTGGACAGGTTCGGCCACCATCCTTCCAGACGGTCAACTTGTCGTTCTCTACACTGGATCCACCAACGAATCGGTCCAAGTTCAAAACCTCGCCTATCCAGCCGACCCAAATGACCCACTTTTAATCAACTGGGTCAAGTACCCTGGAAACCCGGTCCTTGTCCCACCACCCGGTATTGATGACAAGGACTTCCGTGACCCCACAACTGCGTGGAAGACCCCAGAGGGAAAATGGCGAATCACTATTGGTTCAAAGATCAACAAAACCGGTATCTCTCTGGTTTACGACACCGAAGACTTTAAAACATTTGAGCTATTAGATGGAGTGCTCCATGCTGTCCCGGGCACAGGTATGTGGGAATGCGTTGACTTTTACCCTATTTCGAAACAAACCGAAAATGGTCTTGATACATCCGTAGATGGACCGGGGGTCAAACATATAGTTAAAGCAAGCATGGATGATGATAGGCACGACTACTACGCGATTGGTACTTATGACGCGTATAAGGGAAAATGGACACCGGATAATCCTACATTAGACGTCGGGATCGGGTTGAGATACGATTACGGAATATACTATGCCTCCAAGACATTTTACGACCAAAACAAAAATAGAAGAGTTTTGTGGAGTTGGATCAAGGAGACCGATACTGAAGCCTCGGACATTAGTAAGGGTTGGGCTTCTCTCATG GGTGTTCCAAGAACAATTCTACTAGACAAAAAAACTAAAAGCAACATAATCCAATGGCCTGTTGAAGAAATCACCGCATTGCGAACCGATGCAACAGTTTTCAAGAATCTAGTACTGGAAGCCGGCGCACTTGTACCACTGAACCTGCCTGCAGCATCCCAACTAGACATTGTTGCTGAGTTCGAACTTGATGAGGCGACCGTGCAACGACTAAATGGAGCTGATGTCGCATACGACTGTGCCCAAAGTGGTGGGGCAGCAACACGAGGCGCTTTAGGACCTTTCGGTCTTAGTGTCCTCGCACACGATGGCCTCGTTGAGCACACTCCTGTCTATTTCTACGTTGCCAAAGGCGTTGATGGAAATCTAAAAACTTTCTTTTGTGCAGACCAATCAAG ATCATCCACTGCTACAGATGTCGATAAGTCGATCTATGGAAACATTGTCCCCGTACTGAAAGGCGAAAAACTATCAATGAGAATTTTGGTGGATCATTCGATCGTAGAAAGCTTTGCACAAGAAGGAAGAACATGTATTACTTCACGAGTTTATCCAACAAAGGCTATATACAATAATGCTCGGTTGTTCTTGTTCAACAATGCTACAGCAGCAACAGTTACTGCTTCAATCAATGTTTGGCAAATGAAGTCGGCCGATATTTAG